From a region of the Streptomyces tirandamycinicus genome:
- a CDS encoding SDR family oxidoreductase, producing the protein MGKRTGGGGTGAGGMGTGMEGARERRVRTGGVELCVAELGDERQPTVVLVHGYPDSKEVWSEVASRLAARFHVVLYDVRGHGRSTAPVPLRGGFTLEKLTDDFLAVADAVSPDRPVHLVGHDWGSVQSWEFVTVRRTEGRIASFTSMSGPSLDHLGHWIRKRAARPTPRRVAQLLGQGARSWYVYMLHTPALPELAWRGPLGRRWPRLLERVEKMPGGDYPTASLPSDAAHGAWLYRDNVRFRLAHPRSDAYAHVPVQLITPTGDPFLSERLYDDLAAWAPHLVRRTLPARHWLPRTRPDQLAAWIGSFLTAHEQVSPSGGHRPASPSGAPGPYAERFGGQLVLVTGAASGIGRATAFAFAEAGARVVAVDRDGEGAARTAEMARLIGAPGAWAETVDVADEAAMEKLAEKVAGEYGVVDVLVNNAGIGLSGPFLDTTTDDWRRVLDVNLWGVVHGCRLFGRQMAERGQGGHIVNTASAAAYQPSRTLPAYATSKAAVLMLSECLRAELAGRGIGVSAVCPGIVNTNITATARFAGVSEEEEKRRRLRASKLYAMRNYPPEKVAQAILRAVLDDRAVVPVTPEARGARLLSRFMPGALRAIARLEPRL; encoded by the coding sequence ATGGGCAAGAGGACCGGCGGCGGGGGCACGGGGGCAGGCGGCATGGGCACGGGGATGGAGGGAGCGCGCGAGCGCCGGGTGCGCACCGGCGGGGTCGAGCTGTGCGTGGCGGAGCTCGGTGACGAGCGGCAGCCCACCGTCGTGCTGGTGCACGGCTATCCGGACAGCAAGGAGGTGTGGTCCGAGGTCGCCTCCCGGCTGGCGGCCCGGTTCCACGTGGTGCTGTACGACGTCCGGGGCCACGGCCGCTCCACGGCTCCGGTGCCGCTGCGCGGGGGCTTCACCCTGGAGAAGCTGACGGACGACTTCCTGGCGGTGGCGGACGCGGTAAGCCCGGACCGGCCGGTGCACCTGGTCGGCCACGACTGGGGTTCGGTGCAGTCCTGGGAGTTCGTCACGGTACGGCGGACCGAGGGGCGGATCGCCTCGTTCACCTCCATGTCCGGGCCGTCGCTCGACCACCTGGGCCACTGGATCAGGAAGCGGGCGGCCCGGCCCACCCCGCGGCGGGTGGCCCAGCTCCTCGGCCAGGGCGCCAGGTCCTGGTACGTGTACATGCTGCACACCCCGGCCCTGCCCGAACTGGCCTGGCGCGGGCCGCTGGGCAGGCGCTGGCCCAGGCTGTTGGAGCGGGTGGAGAAGATGCCGGGTGGTGACTACCCGACCGCGTCGCTGCCGTCGGACGCCGCGCACGGGGCCTGGCTCTACCGGGACAACGTCCGCTTCCGTCTGGCCCACCCCCGGTCCGACGCCTACGCGCACGTACCCGTCCAGCTGATCACTCCCACCGGAGACCCCTTCCTGTCCGAGCGGCTCTACGACGATCTCGCCGCGTGGGCCCCCCACCTGGTGCGCCGCACACTTCCCGCCAGGCACTGGCTGCCCCGTACCCGACCGGACCAACTGGCCGCCTGGATAGGTTCGTTCCTGACCGCCCACGAGCAGGTGAGCCCCTCCGGCGGCCACCGGCCCGCGTCCCCGTCCGGGGCTCCGGGGCCGTACGCCGAGCGGTTCGGCGGGCAGTTGGTGCTGGTGACGGGAGCGGCCTCCGGCATCGGACGGGCGACGGCCTTCGCCTTCGCCGAGGCCGGCGCACGGGTGGTCGCGGTGGACCGGGACGGCGAAGGCGCCGCCAGGACGGCCGAGATGGCCCGGCTGATCGGAGCTCCCGGGGCATGGGCGGAGACGGTCGACGTCGCCGACGAGGCGGCGATGGAGAAGCTCGCCGAGAAGGTCGCGGGCGAGTACGGCGTCGTGGACGTGCTCGTGAACAACGCGGGGATCGGCCTCTCCGGCCCGTTCCTGGACACCACCACCGACGACTGGCGCAGGGTGCTCGACGTCAACCTGTGGGGCGTCGTCCACGGCTGCCGGCTCTTCGGCAGACAGATGGCCGAGCGCGGCCAGGGCGGCCATATCGTCAACACGGCCTCGGCGGCCGCGTACCAGCCGTCCAGGACCCTGCCCGCGTACGCGACCTCGAAGGCCGCGGTCCTGATGCTGAGCGAGTGCCTGCGCGCGGAGCTGGCCGGGCGGGGTATCGGCGTCTCGGCGGTCTGCCCCGGCATCGTGAACACGAACATCACCGCCACGGCCCGCTTCGCCGGAGTGTCCGAGGAGGAGGAGAAGCGCCGCCGCCTGAGGGCCTCCAAGCTGTACGCGATGCGCAACTACCCTCCGGAGAAGGTCGCCCAGGCGATCCTCCGCGCCGTCCTGGACGACCGGGCGGTGGTGCCGGTCACCCCGGAGGCCCGGGGTGCCCGGTTGCTGTCCCGGTTCATGCCCGGGGCGCTGCGGGCGATAGCCCGGTTGGAACCTCGGCTGTGA